A genomic region of Polyangiaceae bacterium contains the following coding sequences:
- a CDS encoding DUF1801 domain-containing protein, with the protein MAKTPATVEAFLANLEHPLKDGIVALRKTILGTNPEITEHIKWNAPSFCHGGDDRITFRIPPNGKTEVQLIFHRGAKSKDATYFTFVDPSGLVQWAAADRGIVTFKKVDEIAANMPKFVELVQAWLKATDTRGSS; encoded by the coding sequence ATGGCCAAGACTCCTGCAACCGTCGAAGCGTTCCTAGCGAACCTAGAGCACCCTTTGAAGGATGGAATCGTCGCCCTGCGCAAAACCATCCTCGGAACGAATCCCGAAATCACCGAGCACATCAAGTGGAACGCGCCGAGTTTTTGTCATGGTGGAGATGACCGCATTACTTTTCGCATACCGCCCAACGGCAAAACAGAAGTACAACTGATTTTTCACCGCGGAGCCAAATCCAAAGACGCGACTTATTTCACATTCGTCGATCCGTCGGGTCTCGTGCAATGGGCGGCGGCTGATCGCGGCATCGTGACGTTCAAAAAAGTCGACGAAATTGCCGCAAACATGCCAAAATTCGTTGAACTGGTCCAAGCATGGCTGAAAGCGACCGATACGCGCGGCTCGTCGTAG